One window from the genome of Plasmodium relictum strain SGS1 genome assembly, chromosome: 12 encodes:
- the DDX5 gene encoding ATP-dependent RNA helicase DDX5, putative has product MRGYNNYQNRYNNHPDYNNLANYQAYPQYRANYNDFGGNNNNNNNSNNFGKNLTQIDWKSIKLVPFEKNFYKEHEEISKLTTKEVKEIRDKYQITILEGDNIPNPVVSINKIGFPDYVIKALKNNNITAPTPIQIQGWPIALSGKDMIGKAETGSGKTLAFILPAFVHILAQPSLKYGDGPIVLVLAPTRELAEQIRQECIKFSTESKIRNTCAYGGVPKSGQIYALRQGVHILIACPGRLIDLLEQNVTNLMRVTYLVLDEADKMLDMGFELQIRKIVNQIRPDRQTLMWSATWPKEVQVLARDLCKQQPIHVNVGSLTLTACRSIKQEIYLIEEHEKIGNLKSLLHRIFKDNDRIIVFVETKKNADFITKALRLDGMPALCIHGDKKQEERRWVLNDFKTGKSPILIATDVASRGLDIKNVKYVINFDFPNQIEDYVHRIGRTGRAGSHGASFTFLTADKYRLARDLVKILRESEQPVPPQLEKISYSIGNHQRRNPYYSSGRASTNVNNIPLKGANKFY; this is encoded by the exons atgagaggCTATAATAACTATCAAAATAGATACAATAATCATCCTGATTACAACAATTTAGCTAATTATCAAGCATATCCTCAATATAGAGCAAATTATAACGATTTCGGtggtaataataataataataataattcaaataactTTGGTAAAAACTTAACTCAAATCGATTGGAAGAGCATAAAATTAGTTCCATTTGAAAAGAACTTTTACAAAGAACATGAAGAAATATCTAAATTAACAACAAAGGaagtaaaagaaataagAGACAAATATCAAATAACAATTTTAGAAGGTGATAATATTCCAAATCCAGTTGTgtcaataaataaaataggtTTTCCAGATTATGTTATAAAAGCcctaaaaaataataatataactGCACCTACTCCTATACAGATACAAGGATGGCCAATAGCTTTATCAGGTAAGGATATGATAGGCAAAGCAGAGACCGGAAGTGGAAAAACTTTAGCTTTTATCTTACCTGCATTTGTTCATATTTTAGCTCAACCAAGTTTAAAATATGGTGATGGACCTATTGTTTTAGTATTAGCACCAACAAGAGAATTAGCTGAACAAATTCGTCAAGAATGTATCAAATTCTCTACTGAAtctaaaataagaaatacaTGTGCATATGGAGGAGTTCCAAAAAGTGGACAAATTTATGCTTTAAGACAAGGAGTACATATTTTAATTGCATGTCCAGGCCGtttaattgatttattagAACAAAATGTCACAAATTTAATGAGAGTTACTTATTTAGTATTAGATGAAGCTGATAAAATGTTAGATATGGGATTTGAATTacaaattagaaaaattgtTAATCAAATAAGACCCGATAGACAAACACTAATGTGGTCAGCAACTTGGCCAAAGGAAGTTCAAGTTCTTGCAAGAGACTTATGTAAGCAACAACCAATACATGTTAATGTTGGTTCACTAACCTTAACTGCTTGCCGTAGTATTAAACAAGAAATTTATCTTATAGAG gaGCATGAAAAAATAGGGAACTTAAAATCATTATTGCATAGAATATTTAAAGATAACGATAGAATAATAGTATTTGTAGAAactaaaaaaa ATGCTGATTTTATTACAAAAGCATTGAGACTAGATGGAATGCCTGCACTTTGCATACATGGAGACAAAAAACAAGAAGAAAGAAGATGGGTCTTGAATGATTTTAAAACAGGAAAAAGTCCCATTCTAATAGCAACAGATGTAGCTTCAAGAGGtttagatataaaaaatgtaaaatatgtTATAAATTTTGATTTCCCTAATCAAATTGAAGATTACGTTCATAGAATTGGTAGAACGGGGAGAGCTGGATCACATGGTGCCTCTTTCACATTTTTAACTGCTGATAAATATAGACTGGCTAGGGACTTagttaaaatattaagaGAATCTGAACAACCTGTTCCACCtcaattagaaaaaatttcttattcAATAGGTAATCATCAAAGAAGAAATCCTTATTATAGTTCTGGTCGTGCATCTACCAACGTTAATAACATTCCTCTAAAAGGagcaaataaattttattaa
- a CDS encoding RNA-binding protein, putative, with protein sequence MTDIQIQNQTSNLNTSKKEFENRYDDKALRNLCVKNIPKETKENELLDLFKQFGSIESIKLKVNKNVGPYAIYAYVLFSTPEEAKRCLKQMNGKILKGRALRIDFKRYNNKNDDDESNIFNNYNNNNNNGNNNSSNKYHRKINRNNQFHNNRYPNNNKRIGRNDVSLNDDNNNVNDSETNNFRDYEQINKRPRIGIMNENINNGNRNMNNNINYNSVSNINNNLDFNKLLKDYGEKKLLNNFNNEDKNNEIESIIQTLIKDMIGKSSRVKLYLCDHLRQCAQHVFNRPIANQHIINNNVNNNGIDVNTNIFNVNNPLYNQQDHQNISNLNSLNLNETNNFNMNNDINNKEIAIYSNSNIPNNNIILNNDISNNMKKFIWKGSLEMRNKENLKIIGYALQGNVNDFLSNKITNIVISHRKRMKSIPKIEAAYYFEIENEQDENIFNSYKNYFNSKDRVGLASTDEDWHIYIIFPGSPIFNEFFNNNLNNIFIGVVCYNPQYIDKKITPPLMMQNLESMNNLNQNNLGNLSKNIMNNNITSSNLKLNNNVNNTNIVENNMINIYNDMLKGKENNFNTTNSHFYNNPMNLNSITGDQDNINSHNALKNQNNKNDYSNQASILNQQVLQKNNSQNNDMTFINDSLNNSNEVNNKEDNKNDIPNWLNQFSSLAAYLVKK encoded by the exons ATGACTGACATACAAATACAAAATCAAACTAGTAATTTGAATACTAGTAAGAAAGAATTTGAGAATAGATATGATGATAAAGCATTAAGAAATTTATGTGTAAAAAACATACCAAAAGAgacaaaagaaaatgaattattgGATTTATTTAAACAATTTGGTTCTATAGAAAGTATAAAGcttaaagtaaataaaaatgttggGCCTTATGCTATTTATGCCTATGTTCTTTTTAGCACTCCTGAGGAGGCTAAAAGATGTCTAAAGCAAATGAAtggaaaaattttaa aaGGGAGAGCTTTGAGAATAGATTTTAAAAGgtataataacaaaaatgatGACGATGaaagtaatatttttaataattacaacaacaataataataatggaaACAATAATAGTAGTAATAAGTAccatagaaaaattaatagaaataaCCAGTTTCATAATAACAGATATcctaacaataataaaagaattggAAGAAAT gaTGTTTCATtaaatgatgataataaCAATGTAAATGATTCAGAGACAAATAATTTTAGAGATTATGAG caaataaataaaagaccTCGCATTGGTATTATGAATGAGAATATTAATAATGGAAATAGAAATATGAATaacaatattaattataatagtGTTAGTAACATAAATAATAACTtagattttaataaattactaAAAGATTATGgagaaaaaaagttattgAACAACTTTAACaatgaagataaaaataatgaaatagagAGTATTATACAAACTTTAATTAAAGATATGATAGGTAAATCATCTAGAGTAAAACTATATTTGTGCGATCATTTAAGACAATGTGCTCAACATGTTTTTAATAGGCCAATTGCAAATCAGcatataattaataacaatgttaataataatggCATAGATGTTAATACgaatatatttaatgtaaATAATCCTTTATATAATCAACAAGACCATCAAAATATATCCAATTTAAATagtttaaatttaaatgaaacaaataattttaatatgaaCAATGACATAAATAACAAAGAAATAGCAATATATTCTAATTCAAATATtccaaataataatattattttaaataatgatatatctaataatatgaaaaaatttatttggaAAGGAAGTTTGGAAATGaggaataaagaaaatttaaaaataattggTTATGCATTACAAGGAAATGTCAATGattttttaagtaataaaATTACGAACATAGTTATAAGTCATAGAAAAAGAATGAAAAGTATACCTAAAATTGAAGCTGCctattattttgaaatagaaaatgaacaagatgaaaatatatttaattcatataaaaacTATTTTAATAGTAAAGATAGAGTTGGTTTAGCATCAACAGATGAAGATTGgcacatatatattatttttccaGGTAGTcctatttttaatgaattttttaataataatttaaataatatttttataggtGTTGTATGCTATAATCCACaatatatagataaaaaaattacgcCACCATTGATGATGCAAAATTTAGAAAgtatgaataatttaaatcaaaataatttGGGAAATTTAAGTAAGAATATCatgaataataatatcaCTAGttcaaatttaaaattaaacaaCAATGTgaataatacaaatattgttgaaaataatatgatTAATATATACAATGACATGCtaaaaggaaaagaaaataacTTTAATACAACTAattctcatttttataataatccAATGAATTTAAATAGTATCACAGGAGACCAAGATAACATAAACAGTCATAATGctttaaaaaatcaaaataataaaaatgattattCAAATCAGGCATCTATTTTAAATCAGCAAGTTCTTCAAAAAAACAATTCACAAAACAATGATATGACATTTATAAATGACTCACTCAATAATTCAAATGaagtaaataataaagaagataataaaaatgatataccTAATTGGCTAAATCAATTTAGTTCGTTAGCTGCATATCTTGTTAAAAAGTAA
- the CLK1 gene encoding protein serine/threonine kinase-1, putative — protein MFQNKYNDSEKNNKYKAYNYCRNYVNDIKNKYMGFSNIYKNSPNKYYYDSKKNNNYRYNNNYNFKLRNKRHRSYRSISNSKHRSKFTKYKNYDIKSSIREYDRGRHSFSSIKTVYNRDQRNHKFYLDSRYNEDHKNRYVKNYNLSKKRNYYSYKKRIYSDKRNFDTHYGQGNIFYNNEYYLINDGSSLKKKKMYYAKCSIKSKSRSYNSFLERKNKKRLSSRNNKYTKNDVIVKMEENNFNNETNNLHKLKSYDTKGSSKKEKMVNEKENCINLYKDKIKKNSESTYNNYMKRTRKRGKNSSSSLQNGSYIQKKKVHVDKLNETYKKTISKKSNDTYSRKKNIHKRNRTKNSETEEKKEKKKKKKKKENDSDDEIVHFNWKKGMILNDCYIVIRKMGDGTFGRVLLCQHKDTKKYYAIKVVRNIKKYTKSAKIEADILKKIQNDDIKNSNIVKFYGRFMYHDHMCLIFEPLGPSLYEIITKNNYNGFHIQDIKLYCIEILKALNYLRKITLTHTDLKPENILLDDPYFEKTLIVVRRVTDGKKVQIYKTKSTGIKLIDFGCATFKNDYHGSIINTRQYRAPEVILNLGWDVSSDMWSFGCVLAELYTGSLLFRTHEHLEHLAMMENIIQPIPKRMLYEAIKTNGSKYVNKEQLKLAWPENASSANSIKHVKKCLPLYKIIKHELFCDFLYNILQIDPSLRPTPEELLKHKFLQEDYEYLI, from the coding sequence ATGTTTCAGAATAAGTATAATGATAGtgaaaagaataataaatataaagcaTATAATTATTGTAGAAATTAcgtaaatgatataaaaaataaatatatgggattttctaatatatataaaaatagtccaaataaatattattatgattccaaaaaaaataataattacagGTATAATAACAATTATAATTTCAAATTAAGAAATAAGAGACATAGGAGTTATAGGAGTATAAGTAATTCAAAACATAGGAGTAAATtcacaaaatataaaaattatgatattaAATCAAGCATAAGAGAATACGATAGAGGAAGGCATAGTTTTTCTTCTATAAAAACAGTATATAATAGAGACCAGCGAAATCATAAGTTTTATTTAGATTCTAGATATAATGAAGATCATAAAAATAGGtatgtaaaaaattataacttgtcaaaaaaaagaaactattattcttataaaaaaagaatatatagtGACAAAAGAAATTTTGATACTCATTATGGGCaaggaaatattttttataataatgaatattatttaattaatgatGGTTCAagtttaaagaaaaaaaaaatgtattatgCAAAATGTAGTATTAAAAGTAAGTCAAGAAGTTATAATAGCTTTTTAgaaaggaaaaataaaaaaagattaagtagtagaaataataaatatacaaaGAATGATGTGATAGTAAAAATGGAGGAGAACAATTTCAATAATGAAACTAATAATTTACATAAGTTAAAAAGTTATGATACAAAAGGAAGCTCAAAGAAGGAGAAAATGGTTAATGAAAAGGAGAATTGTATTAATTTgtataaagataaaattaaaaaaaattcagaaaGTACTTATAATAATTACATGAAGAGAACTAGAAAAAGAGGGAAAAACAGCAGTAGTTCTTTACAAAACGGTAGTTatatccaaaaaaaaaaagtacatgtagataaattaaatgaaacatataaaaaaactatttCAAAGAAATCAAATGACACGTATTCccgaaaaaaaaatatccatAAAAGAAACAGAACGAAAAATTCAGAAACTGAAGAgaagaaagaaaagaaaaaaaaaaaaaagaaaaaagaaaatgactCTGATGATGAAATTGTTCATTTTAATTGGAAAAAAGGAATGATTTTAAATGATTGTTATATAGTTATACGAAAAATGGGGGATGGAACATTTGGTAGAGTTCTGCTATGCCAACACAAAGATaccaaaaaatattatgcaaTAAAAGTGgttagaaatattaaaaaatatactaaatCAGCAAAAATTGAAGCagatattttgaaaaaaatacaaaatgatgatataaaaaatagtaatattgTTAAGTTTTATGGTAGATTTATGTATCATGATCATATGTGTCTAATATTTGAACCATTAGGCCCATCtttatatgaaataataacCAAAAACAATTACAACGGATTTCATATTCAAGATATTAAACTTTATTGtatagaaattttaaaagctTTAAATTATCTCAGAAAGATAACTCTAACACATACTGATTTAAAACctgaaaatattttgttgGATGATccttattttgaaaaaactTTAATAGTTGTTAGAAGAGTAACTGATGGAAAGAAAgttcaaatatataaaacaaaatcgACAGGTATCAAATTGATTGATTTTGGTTGTGcaacttttaaaaatgattatCATGGTTCAATAATTAATACAAGACAATATAGAGCACCTGAAGTTATCTTAAATTTAGGATGGGATGTATCCAGTGATATGTGGAGTTTTGGTTGTGTTTTGGCTGAACTTTATACAGGGTCCTTGTTGTTTAGAACGCATGAGCATTTGGAACATTTAGCTATGATGGAAAATATAATTCAGCCTATACCAAAAAGAATGTTATATGAAGCTATTAAAACAAATGGAtcaaaatatgtaaataaagAACAATTAAAATTGGCTTGGCCAGAAAATGCTTCTAGTGCAAATTCTATTAAGCATGTTAAAAAATGCTTGCcgttatataaaattattaagcATGAGTTATTTTGTGATttcttatataatatattacaaATTGATCCTAGTCTTAGGCCTACCCCAGAGGAATTATTGAAACACAAATTTCTTCAAGAAGATTATGAATATTTGATTTGA
- a CDS encoding mitochondrial ribosomal protein S29 precursor, putative yields the protein MKKFHFFIRKFNTYNIPSISNNTKVHKTYREANKKNEEDLHKIFNKELVAYPYDEDRYRKLLNIELNKEKRNLHDFFFNSDMYINVENDKIKNISSSNFNIENIDKYFIFEKEYLDKFFSEGLAGELHKDILMHNNDDDNFEIFLNELKKNNLCDKNKIKNFQKIKGIGLLYRKLTYEIINELKYCEDVYKLKEQRDSYNLDNYFLQKNNFSSYYDKEIIDENNYELNKEVQNNCSTTNAFINNINSCKNNNKIYSYKNRSILIDGKRGTGKSCILNSVILWAKLNNWLVIFIPDIKKYKFDINNIVRSNTNLYIQPELSRQFLEDIVKVNEKFLKEIKVNKEILHNTCLDGTHLLYNKRIYDDIIKKTVDTEIKTDENYNNLNEKEKNMFRQKLYKFYYDNVKIPNLLDKFSVPSNLLELAHIGINNSAYSNLCIYALFEHLKKQTIFPLLIAVDQFNYNLSVSEYLSINFENTKYNGYIPTYYFTIPKLLIQWDTSKYKRCFKIVATCWDRENRRNFRPELLGIQKKEVKTVRNFTLREFKNYVSHLYNQNIIYNFDINKLEYFYMLTGGNGFQARKLLTTLY from the exons atgaaaaaatttcaCTTTTTTATTCGGAAATTTAACACATATAATATTCCTTCTATTTCTAATAATACAAAAGTACACAAAACTTACAGAGaagcaaataaaaaaaatgaagaggATTTAcacaaaatatttaataaagaattagTTGCATATCCTTATGATGAAGATAGATAcagaaaattattaaatatcgaattaaataaagaaaaaagaaatttacatgattttttttttaattcagaCATGTATATTAACGTAGAAAatgacaaaataaaaaatatatcttcatctaattttaatattgaaaatatagataaatattttatatttgaaaaagaatatttggacaaatttttttctgaaGGATTAGCGGGAGAATTACATAAAGACATTTTAATGCACAACAACGATGATGAcaattttgaaatatttcttaatgaattaaagaaaaacaatttatgtgataaaaacaaaataaaaaatttccaGAAAATTAAAGGAATAGGTTTATTGTATAGAAAGTTAACTTATGAAATTATAAACGAACTAAAATATTGTGAAGatgtttataaattaaagGAGCAAAGAGATTCCTATAATTTAgacaattattttttacaaaaaaataacttttctTCTTATTATGATAAGGAAATTATAGATGAAAACAATTACGAATTAAATAAGGAAGTTCAAAATAATTGTTCTACTACTAAtgcttttattaataatataaatagttgcaaaaataacaataaaatatattcttataaaaatagaagtaTCTTAATAGATGGAAAAAGAGGAACGGGAAAAAGTTGCATTTTAAATAGTGTTATTTTATGGGCAAAGTTAAATAACTGGCTTGTCATATTTATAccagatataaaaaaatataaatttgatataaataatattgttCGTAGTAATACAAATTTGTATATTCAACCAGAATTAAGTAGACAATTTCTTGAAGATATAGTAAaagttaatgaaaaatttttaaaagaaataaaagttaataaagaaattttacATAATACTTGTTTGGATGGAACGCATTTATTATACAACAAAAGAATATATGatgatataattaaaaaaacggTTGATACAGAAATAAAAACtgatgaaaattataataatttaaatgaaaaagaaaagaatatGTTTAGAcagaaattatataaattttactaTGACAATGTTAAAATACCAAATTTATTAGATAAATTTTCTGTTCCTTCTAACTTACTAGAATTAGCTCATATTGGCATAAACAATTCTGCATATTCaaatttatgtatttatgCTTTATTTGAGCATTTGAAAAAACAAACAATATTTCCTTTGTTAATAGCAGTAGATCAGTTTAATTACAATTTAAGTGTTTCTGAGTATTTATCTATTAACTTTGAAAATACCAAATATAATGGATATATACCTACATATTATTTTACTATAccaaaattattaattcaaTGGGATACttctaaatataaaagatgcTTTAAAATTGTTGCTACATGCTGGGATAGAgaaaatagaagaaatttTAGACCTGAATTATTAGGAATACAAAAAAAGGAAGTCAAAACAGTTCGTAATTTTACTTTAAGAGagtttaaaaattatgttagtcatttatataatcaaaatatcatttataattttgatattaataaattggAATATTTTTACATGCTAACAG gaGGAAATGGTTTTCAGGCACGAAAACTATTGACAACCTTATACTGA